Proteins found in one Fulvitalea axinellae genomic segment:
- the cysQ gene encoding 3'(2'),5'-bisphosphate nucleotidase CysQ yields the protein MSQIKLEDICDIAVSAGQEIMNFYKDEKTFEKVDFKADDSPLTLADQAAHKIICAELEKLYPEIPILSEEGAKIEYAERSKWDRYFLVDPLDGTKEFINRNGEFTVNIAVIENRKAIAGVIYVPVKDTLYFGDRNGAFKRTGNESAEKISVRPRPEQATAVRSKSHASNAEESVLERYNVTDSISVGSSLKFCMVAEGKADVYYRHGPTMEWDTGAGQAVLEAAGGKVYTGSEENEVFLYNKENLLNGSFLAIG from the coding sequence ATGAGTCAAATCAAACTAGAAGATATTTGTGATATAGCCGTTTCGGCCGGCCAAGAGATTATGAACTTTTACAAGGACGAAAAAACGTTCGAAAAAGTGGATTTCAAAGCCGACGATTCCCCTCTTACATTAGCCGACCAAGCCGCGCATAAAATCATCTGCGCTGAACTGGAAAAGCTTTACCCGGAGATTCCGATTCTCTCGGAAGAAGGCGCAAAGATAGAATATGCTGAACGCTCAAAATGGGACCGCTATTTCTTGGTGGATCCCCTTGACGGCACTAAGGAATTTATTAACCGAAACGGAGAGTTCACCGTCAATATAGCCGTTATTGAAAACCGTAAAGCGATAGCCGGAGTCATCTACGTTCCCGTTAAAGACACCTTATACTTCGGCGATAGAAACGGAGCTTTCAAAAGAACAGGAAACGAATCGGCTGAAAAAATCAGCGTACGCCCGCGCCCGGAACAAGCTACAGCCGTCCGAAGCAAATCGCACGCTTCGAATGCCGAAGAGTCGGTTTTGGAACGTTACAACGTCACGGATTCAATATCGGTGGGCAGTTCCTTAAAATTTTGCATGGTAGCCGAAGGCAAAGCCGACGTATATTACCGCCATGGTCCGACGATGGAATGGGATACCGGTGCCGGACAAGCCGTGCTGGAAGCCGCCGGAGGGAAAGTTTATACGGGAAGCGAAGAAAACGAGGTCTTCCTTTATAATAAAGAAAACTTGTTAAACGGAAGTTTTTTGGCTATTGGCTAG
- a CDS encoding UDP-glucose 6-dehydrogenase codes for MKKITSICCIGAGYVGGPTMSVIAQKCPEIKVTVVDINEARIEAWNDKDLDKLPVYEPGLAEVVDEARGRNLFFSTDVDKAIQEAEMIFISVNTPTKTYGVGKGRAADLKFVELCARQIARVANGDKIVVEKSTLPVRTAESVKRILKAEAGEHEFQILSNPEFLAEGTAIDDLHNADRMLIGGDQDEKGQEAIQALVDVYAHWLPKDRLITTNLWSSELSKLTANAFLAQRVSSINAISALCERTGADVDEVANAIGSDSRIGPKFLKSSVGFGGSCFQKDILNLVYLCRHFGLPEVADYWEQVVAMNDYQKHRFAKQIIDTLFNTVSGKKIAFLGWAFKKDTNDTRESAAIYVAHELLQDRAEIHVYDPKVPKAQMFRDMEYLIENPGSVYTENPLPENWRDLIVVHEEPYTAMDSAHAIAVLTEWDEFKTYDWASIYAKMLKPAFVFDGRNILDGEAMAEYGFEFRGIGKGLEKARANVEA; via the coding sequence ATGAAAAAAATCACCTCCATTTGTTGTATCGGCGCCGGATATGTGGGCGGTCCTACTATGTCCGTAATCGCACAGAAATGTCCGGAAATAAAAGTTACTGTAGTCGATATTAATGAGGCCCGTATAGAGGCTTGGAACGATAAGGACTTGGATAAACTTCCGGTTTACGAACCCGGTTTGGCCGAAGTGGTGGATGAGGCTCGTGGGCGTAACTTGTTTTTCTCCACTGACGTAGATAAAGCCATTCAAGAAGCCGAAATGATTTTTATCTCGGTAAATACTCCTACCAAAACTTACGGTGTAGGCAAAGGCCGAGCGGCGGATTTGAAATTCGTAGAGCTTTGCGCTCGTCAGATCGCTCGTGTTGCGAACGGGGATAAAATTGTTGTGGAAAAATCGACTCTTCCTGTAAGAACGGCTGAAAGCGTTAAGCGTATTCTGAAAGCCGAAGCGGGAGAACATGAGTTCCAAATTCTGTCGAATCCTGAGTTTTTAGCCGAAGGTACCGCAATAGATGACCTTCACAACGCTGATCGTATGTTGATCGGCGGTGATCAGGATGAAAAGGGACAGGAAGCCATTCAGGCTTTGGTGGATGTATACGCCCATTGGTTGCCGAAGGACAGACTGATTACTACTAATCTATGGTCTTCGGAGCTTTCGAAGCTTACGGCTAACGCCTTCTTGGCGCAACGAGTATCATCAATCAACGCTATTTCAGCCTTGTGCGAGCGTACTGGTGCAGATGTAGACGAGGTAGCTAACGCTATCGGTTCGGATAGTCGTATCGGACCTAAGTTTTTGAAGTCTTCTGTAGGTTTCGGCGGGAGCTGTTTCCAGAAAGATATTCTGAATTTGGTTTATCTCTGCCGTCATTTCGGATTGCCGGAAGTGGCCGATTATTGGGAGCAGGTAGTGGCCATGAACGATTACCAAAAGCACCGTTTTGCCAAGCAGATTATTGATACGTTGTTTAATACGGTATCGGGCAAAAAGATCGCTTTCTTGGGCTGGGCTTTTAAGAAAGACACGAACGATACCCGCGAGTCGGCGGCTATTTATGTGGCTCACGAGCTATTGCAGGACCGTGCCGAGATCCATGTTTATGATCCGAAGGTGCCTAAGGCACAGATGTTCCGGGATATGGAGTATCTGATCGAGAATCCGGGGTCGGTATATACGGAGAACCCGTTGCCGGAAAATTGGCGAGACTTGATCGTGGTGCATGAGGAACCGTACACGGCTATGGATAGCGCCCATGCAATCGCGGTTTTGACCGAATGGGATGAATTTAAAACTTACGATTGGGCAAGCATATACGCAAAGATGCTGAAACCGGCCTTCGTCTTCGACGGCCGAAATATTTTGGACGGAGAAGCTATGGCTGAATATGGTTTCGAATTCCGCGGTATTGGCAAAGGTTTGGAGAAAGCCCGTGCCAACGTTGAAGCCTAA
- a CDS encoding CusA/CzcA family heavy metal efflux RND transporter, whose product MINQIINFSIKNKLIIGLMTFALIGAGIWSMREVPIDAQPDITNNQVQVITVAPNLGTGDIEQFVTYPVELAMANLPSVTEIRSISRFGLSVVTIVFEDGMGTFLPRQLVSEKLNEVKGEIPEKFGEPFIGPITTGLGEVYQYTFEVDPKFEDNYDPQELRTIQDWIVKRQMAMVPGVVEVNSFGGTVKQYEVALNPNRLKSMSVSVSEIFEALNKNNENTGGAYIEKNRKANFIRGEGLYKSIGDIENTVVKIGETGRPVLIRDVAVVKIGAAVRYGAFTKNGKESVGGMVLMLKDENSNEVINNIKERIVQVQKTLPEGVSIEPFLDRSELIQNTTSTVALNLVEGGLIVIFVLVILLGNWRGGLIVASTIPLSLLFAFIMMNIFGVWANLMSLGAIDFGIIVDGAVIIVEAAVFYMTQHIHKNKKHNLSEGERDQISAEASTKMMNAAFFGQLIILIVFVPLLALTGVEGKMFKPMALTFGFAIIGAMILCLTYVPMVTALFLKASPDPNAKPGLGDKIMNSLHKVYDPVLQRVLKRGKAVIVVSVALLALSGWVFSRLGGEFIPTLDEGDLAMQALLKPGSSLTETIEASERIERILLESFPDEVEDVVARIGVAELPTDPMPMDIADMFIMLKPHEEWNTTSSKEELIQLMKEKVSALPGINYEFSQPVELRFNELLTGVRQDIAIKLYGEDLDVLAVKAKEIGKLIQGVDGVGDINVEATKGLPQMTVKYKRAKLAQYGLNVEDLNSIVSSAFAGTEAGVIFEGEKRFELVVRLDDRYKQDIESLRGLFVNLPNGEQVPLQEVAEVDFQAAPMQISREGTRRRVSVGVNARGRDVESTVMDIQKKLEANLKLPPGYVIKYGGAFENLQRAKARLRVVVPVALALIFVLLFFALKSVKQTIMIYMAIPLSAIGGILSLYLRDMPFSISAGVGFIVLFGVAVLNGLVLVTSLNELKERGVTDLKERILKGAHERLRPIMLTASTDILGFLPMAISSSAGAEVQRPLATVVIGGLLTSTLLTLIVIPVLYQWLERDNTGSRGFGAKPAVAVTLVLLMLVLSGISNAQENKEQVDLKRALELAKRNYPSLKKATQEMEASKEMRKTAVDFGKTDVYTGEEQVNIDGSVTTLVGVGQSFEFPTSYMAKGKLRKEEVALSERAFDLTENELVRSVTVAYYGLRNAQDRLDLALLIDSVYTDFERAARIRYETEETTRLEYIAAQSKVKSVEVRLTQARSDVAIAKRRLAQWLNIGDNFEIVGHKVHDSRESTFMDSTDISLSPFLKYAEQQVNVDKANLRVEKNGFTPDINVSYEQQKVGDKTGVYTYQVGIAVPLWFRSQAGRTKAAKRRLKASEYALEEQKLSLASTVEQTALEFGKIDRSVNYYESQAVPLADARIETAEKSYKAGAIDYVAYIQNLDESFQTKTIYLDYLFQYHQLAAELKYYIGVE is encoded by the coding sequence ATGATCAATCAAATCATAAATTTTTCTATAAAGAACAAACTGATCATTGGGCTAATGACTTTCGCCCTGATCGGTGCGGGAATATGGTCGATGCGGGAAGTTCCCATCGACGCGCAACCCGATATTACTAACAATCAGGTGCAGGTGATTACCGTGGCGCCGAATCTGGGTACTGGCGATATCGAGCAATTCGTTACCTACCCTGTGGAATTGGCGATGGCGAATCTACCCAGCGTAACAGAGATCCGTTCGATCTCGCGTTTTGGCCTGTCGGTGGTAACTATTGTCTTTGAGGACGGTATGGGAACCTTTTTGCCTCGGCAATTGGTAAGCGAGAAGCTGAATGAGGTAAAAGGTGAGATTCCCGAAAAATTTGGCGAGCCGTTTATCGGGCCGATCACTACGGGACTCGGTGAAGTTTATCAATATACTTTTGAAGTCGATCCGAAATTTGAGGACAATTATGATCCGCAGGAGCTACGGACAATTCAGGATTGGATTGTGAAGCGCCAGATGGCTATGGTGCCCGGCGTTGTGGAGGTCAATTCTTTTGGAGGAACGGTAAAGCAGTATGAAGTTGCTTTGAACCCAAACCGGCTGAAGAGCATGTCAGTAAGTGTTTCGGAGATTTTCGAAGCCTTGAACAAAAATAATGAGAATACGGGGGGCGCTTATATAGAGAAAAACCGCAAGGCGAATTTTATCCGGGGCGAAGGGCTTTACAAATCCATCGGGGATATCGAGAATACGGTTGTCAAGATCGGTGAAACGGGGCGTCCCGTATTGATTCGGGATGTTGCCGTAGTGAAAATCGGCGCGGCTGTCCGTTACGGTGCTTTTACCAAAAACGGAAAGGAAAGCGTGGGGGGAATGGTGTTGATGCTCAAGGATGAAAACTCCAATGAAGTGATCAACAACATTAAGGAAAGAATCGTGCAGGTTCAGAAAACATTGCCAGAAGGCGTAAGTATCGAACCGTTTTTGGATCGTTCGGAACTGATTCAGAACACAACCAGTACGGTCGCCCTAAATCTGGTGGAGGGTGGCCTGATCGTCATTTTCGTATTGGTGATTTTGCTCGGTAACTGGCGTGGAGGGCTGATTGTGGCTTCTACGATCCCTCTATCGTTGCTTTTCGCCTTTATCATGATGAACATTTTCGGTGTTTGGGCGAATCTGATGAGTCTCGGAGCTATCGATTTCGGCATCATCGTGGACGGCGCCGTGATTATCGTGGAGGCGGCCGTGTTTTATATGACCCAGCATATTCACAAAAACAAAAAGCATAACCTGAGCGAAGGGGAGCGTGACCAAATTTCCGCCGAAGCGTCCACCAAAATGATGAACGCAGCCTTTTTCGGGCAATTGATTATCCTGATTGTGTTTGTGCCCTTGTTGGCCTTGACAGGAGTGGAAGGCAAGATGTTTAAGCCGATGGCTTTGACTTTCGGCTTCGCCATAATCGGCGCCATGATTCTCTGCCTCACTTATGTTCCGATGGTTACGGCCTTGTTCCTGAAAGCCAGCCCCGACCCGAATGCAAAACCCGGATTGGGCGACAAAATTATGAACTCTTTGCATAAAGTGTACGATCCTGTTTTGCAGAGAGTTCTGAAAAGAGGCAAAGCGGTAATAGTGGTTTCAGTGGCGTTGTTGGCGCTTTCCGGCTGGGTATTCTCACGCTTGGGTGGCGAATTCATCCCGACATTGGACGAAGGGGACCTTGCGATGCAGGCTTTGCTTAAACCCGGAAGTTCCCTCACCGAGACTATTGAGGCCAGTGAGCGAATAGAGCGGATTTTGTTGGAAAGTTTCCCGGATGAGGTGGAGGATGTCGTGGCCAGAATAGGAGTGGCCGAATTGCCGACCGACCCGATGCCGATGGATATTGCCGATATGTTTATCATGTTAAAACCGCATGAGGAATGGAACACGACTTCATCGAAAGAAGAGCTTATCCAATTGATGAAGGAAAAGGTTAGCGCCTTGCCGGGAATAAACTACGAGTTTTCGCAACCAGTAGAGTTGCGTTTCAATGAATTGTTGACCGGCGTCCGTCAGGATATCGCTATCAAGCTTTATGGTGAAGATCTGGATGTATTGGCCGTAAAGGCCAAAGAAATCGGAAAGCTGATTCAGGGTGTGGATGGCGTGGGCGACATAAATGTGGAGGCGACTAAAGGCCTTCCGCAAATGACCGTAAAGTACAAAAGAGCCAAGCTGGCGCAATATGGCCTGAACGTGGAGGACCTGAACAGTATCGTCAGTTCGGCTTTTGCGGGGACGGAAGCGGGTGTGATTTTCGAAGGGGAAAAACGCTTTGAGCTGGTGGTGCGTTTGGACGATCGATACAAACAGGATATCGAAAGCTTACGCGGACTTTTCGTAAACCTGCCTAACGGAGAGCAGGTGCCTTTACAGGAAGTGGCCGAAGTGGATTTTCAGGCCGCGCCGATGCAGATTTCACGGGAAGGCACCCGCAGAAGGGTATCCGTAGGAGTAAACGCACGCGGACGCGATGTGGAAAGCACGGTAATGGATATCCAGAAAAAATTGGAAGCCAATTTGAAGTTGCCACCCGGTTACGTGATCAAATACGGCGGAGCGTTCGAGAACTTGCAAAGGGCCAAAGCCCGTTTGCGGGTTGTGGTGCCTGTGGCCTTGGCTTTGATTTTTGTCTTGCTGTTTTTCGCGCTCAAATCCGTAAAACAGACCATTATGATTTATATGGCGATTCCGCTTTCCGCTATCGGTGGGATACTGTCGCTTTACCTGCGGGATATGCCGTTTTCTATTTCGGCGGGTGTTGGTTTTATCGTTTTGTTTGGTGTCGCCGTTTTGAACGGGCTCGTATTGGTCACAAGTCTGAATGAACTAAAAGAACGGGGAGTTACGGATCTGAAAGAACGGATACTCAAAGGAGCCCACGAGCGATTACGTCCGATTATGTTGACGGCTTCAACTGATATTTTGGGCTTTCTGCCGATGGCTATTTCAAGTTCTGCGGGCGCCGAAGTCCAGCGCCCTTTGGCGACGGTAGTTATCGGAGGTTTGCTCACTTCCACCTTGTTGACTTTGATCGTTATCCCGGTTTTGTACCAATGGCTGGAGCGTGATAATACGGGTTCTAGAGGGTTTGGCGCAAAGCCGGCAGTGGCCGTAACCTTGGTTTTATTGATGTTGGTGTTGTCGGGAATTTCGAACGCTCAAGAAAATAAGGAGCAAGTTGATTTGAAGAGAGCTTTGGAATTGGCCAAGCGAAATTACCCGTCTTTGAAAAAGGCGACACAAGAGATGGAAGCCTCGAAAGAAATGCGGAAAACGGCGGTGGATTTCGGCAAGACAGATGTTTATACCGGAGAGGAACAAGTCAATATTGACGGAAGCGTCACGACTTTGGTTGGAGTAGGACAGAGTTTCGAATTCCCGACATCTTATATGGCAAAGGGTAAATTGAGGAAAGAAGAAGTGGCGCTTTCCGAGAGAGCTTTTGATCTGACCGAAAACGAGTTGGTGCGTAGCGTAACGGTAGCTTATTACGGCCTTCGGAACGCTCAAGATCGTTTGGATTTGGCGCTTTTGATCGATTCCGTTTATACTGATTTTGAACGGGCCGCCCGTATTCGTTACGAAACGGAGGAAACCACAAGGTTGGAATATATCGCTGCGCAGAGTAAAGTCAAAAGCGTGGAGGTCCGGTTGACCCAAGCCCGTTCCGATGTTGCGATAGCGAAAAGAAGACTGGCTCAGTGGCTTAATATCGGCGACAATTTCGAAATAGTCGGCCATAAAGTTCACGATAGCCGGGAGTCGACTTTTATGGACTCTACCGATATTTCCCTAAGTCCATTTCTTAAATACGCCGAGCAACAGGTAAATGTGGACAAGGCAAATCTGAGAGTCGAGAAAAATGGTTTTACTCCGGATATTAACGTCAGCTACGAACAGCAAAAAGTTGGGGATAAAACGGGTGTTTATACTTATCAAGTCGGAATTGCGGTGCCGTTGTGGTTTAGGTCACAAGCGGGACGGACGAAGGCGGCGAAGAGGCGTTTGAAAGCTTCGGAGTACGCTTTGGAAGAACAGAAGCTTTCTTTGGCGAGTACCGTGGAGCAGACGGCTTTGGAGTTTGGCAAGATTGACCGTTCCGTGAATTATTACGAAAGCCAGGCCGTTCCGCTCGCTGATGCCAGAATAGAGACGGCAGAGAAAAGCTATAAAGCCGGAGCGATCGACTATGTGGCGTATATCCAGAACCTGGACGAATCATTCCAGACAAAGACAATCTACCTCGATTATTTGTTCCAATATCATCAGCTGGCCGCCGAGTTGAAATATTATATCGGTGTTGAGTAA
- the xrtX gene encoding exosortase X, whose translation MSCLLGDEENFGLDINDMAQKQSERNSLIVFFVKALALYALWFFVYESWLRDLGVVDDWLTTAVTGQSVWILKVLGYDASMAQDSVWTSVVCSGQKLLNVADSCNGLVLYALYGGFFIAFPGSWKPKLSFVLGGFVAIYLLNLVRIVALSMVQMYWPAYLDFSHKYAFTLVVYSGVLALWWWWVNHYSIYASMEKDKVRKASVEV comes from the coding sequence ATGTCTTGTCTTCTAGGCGATGAGGAAAATTTTGGCTTGGATATCAATGATATGGCGCAAAAGCAATCGGAAAGGAATTCGTTGATCGTGTTTTTCGTTAAGGCTTTGGCTTTATACGCCCTATGGTTTTTTGTCTACGAATCGTGGCTGAGAGATTTGGGTGTCGTAGACGATTGGTTGACGACAGCTGTTACGGGGCAGAGTGTCTGGATCCTGAAAGTATTGGGCTATGACGCAAGTATGGCGCAGGATTCGGTTTGGACCAGCGTTGTTTGTTCCGGTCAAAAGCTGTTGAATGTAGCCGATTCATGTAACGGGTTGGTTTTGTACGCCCTCTACGGAGGCTTCTTTATAGCTTTCCCCGGATCTTGGAAGCCGAAGCTGTCATTTGTTTTGGGAGGATTTGTCGCTATCTACCTTTTGAATTTAGTGAGAATCGTAGCCCTGAGCATGGTGCAGATGTATTGGCCCGCTTACTTGGATTTTAGTCATAAATACGCTTTCACATTGGTTGTCTACAGTGGTGTCCTAGCCTTGTGGTGGTGGTGGGTGAATCATTATTCGATTTATGCCAGTATGGAAAAAGATAAGGTTCGGAAGGCCAGCGTAGAGGTATGA
- a CDS encoding DUF6660 family protein — translation MRSFVTIWALVMLSLAILPCADTLHLAGDHPSQLVEEFCGDGDSHDTSHEHPVCGPLCVCDCCGVMVPVNMDFTVTLQAPETSEVVHFFNYRDPNVVGSYSDIWHPPKS, via the coding sequence ATGAGAAGTTTTGTCACCATATGGGCTTTGGTAATGTTGTCGTTGGCAATATTGCCGTGTGCGGACACCCTCCATTTGGCGGGCGATCATCCGTCCCAATTGGTGGAAGAGTTCTGCGGAGACGGAGACTCGCATGACACTTCTCACGAACATCCTGTTTGTGGCCCGCTCTGCGTTTGCGACTGTTGTGGCGTTATGGTTCCCGTGAATATGGATTTTACCGTGACGCTTCAAGCTCCTGAAACATCTGAAGTCGTACATTTTTTCAACTATAGAGACCCCAATGTCGTGGGTTCTTATTCTGATATTTGGCATCCGCCGAAATCCTGA
- a CDS encoding HesA/MoeB/ThiF family protein, which produces MNPAYRNRYSRHLILEQIGEAGQEKLLASKVLIIGAGGLGCPVAQYLVAAGVGTVGIVDFDSVDESNLQRQILFGVLDVGKNKALCAKARLEALNPTIEIRAYTERITPENALGLIAEYDIVVDGTDNFSTRYLLNDACVILGKPLVFGAIQKFSGQVSVFNYKGGPTYRCVFPEPPAPGESPTCSEIGVLGVLPGLVGTKQANEVLKMILGIGETLSGRLLLLDALFGTENVLEVVRTEEGIRKALDEADSFSKRNYERFCGLRTEEKSNTISSDRFFEFLRSGNAVVLDVREEYEEPKFPKEWNAVEIPFAEVKNRSVEIDARGGVGKTLVIVCQVGVRSAVLADFLRDNSEYSSVVHLEEGALALPDTTLESDG; this is translated from the coding sequence ATGAACCCAGCTTACCGAAACAGATACAGCAGACACCTAATCCTAGAACAAATCGGCGAAGCCGGCCAAGAGAAGTTATTGGCGTCAAAAGTCCTGATTATCGGGGCGGGCGGATTGGGCTGTCCCGTGGCGCAATATCTGGTGGCGGCAGGGGTGGGTACTGTCGGGATTGTGGATTTTGATTCTGTTGATGAGTCGAATTTGCAACGGCAGATTCTTTTCGGGGTTTTGGATGTTGGGAAAAACAAAGCTTTGTGCGCCAAGGCTCGGTTGGAGGCGCTGAATCCGACGATTGAGATCAGGGCGTATACGGAGCGTATTACTCCCGAAAACGCTTTGGGTTTGATTGCGGAATATGATATTGTGGTGGACGGAACGGATAATTTTTCTACCCGCTATCTGCTCAATGACGCTTGCGTGATTTTGGGCAAGCCGTTGGTGTTTGGCGCTATTCAAAAGTTTTCGGGACAGGTTTCGGTTTTTAATTATAAGGGCGGGCCCACTTACCGTTGCGTGTTTCCGGAACCGCCGGCGCCGGGCGAGAGTCCTACCTGTTCGGAAATAGGGGTTTTGGGTGTATTGCCCGGGCTTGTCGGAACTAAGCAGGCGAACGAGGTTTTGAAAATGATTTTGGGGATCGGCGAGACTTTATCCGGACGTTTGCTATTGCTGGACGCGCTTTTTGGGACTGAGAATGTGCTGGAAGTCGTTCGGACAGAAGAGGGAATAAGAAAGGCGCTGGATGAGGCCGATTCTTTTTCGAAAAGAAACTATGAGCGTTTTTGCGGATTGAGGACAGAGGAGAAAAGTAACACCATTTCCTCGGATCGATTTTTTGAATTTTTGCGAAGCGGGAACGCTGTGGTTTTGGATGTCCGTGAGGAATATGAGGAACCGAAATTTCCGAAAGAATGGAACGCCGTCGAGATTCCTTTTGCGGAAGTAAAGAATCGTTCGGTGGAAATCGACGCTCGGGGCGGAGTAGGAAAGACCTTGGTGATCGTTTGCCAAGTTGGAGTACGCAGCGCCGTGCTGGCGGATTTTTTGAGGGATAACTCGGAGTATTCATCCGTGGTACATCTTGAGGAAGGCGCCTTGGCTTTGCCCGACACCACTCTGGAAAGCGACGGGTAA
- a CDS encoding UDP-glucuronic acid decarboxylase family protein, with product MSRKRVLITGAAGFLGSHLCDRFIAEGCHVIGMDNLITGDMANIEHLMPLENFEFYHHDVSKFVHVSGELDYILHFASPASPIDYLKIPIQTLKVGSLGIHNLLGLAKEKNARVLIASTSEVYGDPHVHPQPESYWGNVNPVGPRGVYDEAKRFQEAMTMAYHTYHGLETRIVRIFNTYGPRMRLNDGRVLPAFIGQALRGEDLTVFGDGSQTRSFCYVDDLVEGIYRLLLSDCAEPVNVGNPDEITIGEFAEEIIKLTGTTQKVIYQDLPTDDPKQRRPDIAKAKEILGWEPKVSREEGLKITYEYFRSLPEEKLFKREHNDFSEYIKK from the coding sequence ATGTCAAGAAAAAGAGTCCTAATCACCGGCGCAGCCGGCTTTCTAGGGTCCCACCTCTGCGACCGCTTTATTGCGGAAGGTTGCCATGTAATAGGCATGGACAACCTGATTACGGGCGATATGGCGAATATCGAGCACCTGATGCCCTTGGAGAATTTCGAATTCTACCACCACGACGTTTCCAAGTTCGTACACGTCTCGGGCGAACTCGATTATATCCTCCATTTCGCCTCCCCCGCCAGTCCAATCGATTATCTCAAGATTCCGATACAGACCCTGAAAGTCGGTTCCCTCGGCATCCATAATCTTTTGGGATTGGCCAAAGAAAAAAACGCAAGGGTCCTTATCGCTTCCACTTCCGAAGTATACGGCGACCCGCACGTACACCCGCAACCGGAAAGCTATTGGGGTAACGTAAACCCTGTAGGTCCACGAGGTGTTTACGACGAGGCCAAGCGCTTTCAGGAAGCTATGACAATGGCCTATCATACCTATCATGGGCTTGAGACACGTATAGTCCGGATTTTCAACACTTACGGTCCCCGGATGCGCCTCAACGACGGTCGTGTTCTTCCCGCTTTTATTGGCCAAGCGCTCCGTGGCGAAGACCTGACAGTCTTCGGTGACGGTTCGCAAACCCGTTCTTTCTGCTATGTAGACGATTTGGTGGAAGGCATCTATCGCCTCTTACTAAGCGATTGCGCGGAACCGGTTAACGTGGGTAATCCCGACGAGATCACGATTGGCGAGTTCGCAGAAGAAATTATCAAACTTACGGGCACTACCCAAAAGGTAATTTATCAAGACCTACCTACTGACGACCCAAAACAGCGCCGGCCGGATATCGCAAAAGCGAAAGAGATTCTGGGCTGGGAGCCGAAGGTATCCCGTGAAGAAGGATTGAAAATCACTTATGAGTATTTCAGATCCTTGCCAGAAGAGAAGCTCTTTAAGCGTGAGCATAATGACTTTAGCGAGTATATTAAAAAATAG
- a CDS encoding glycosyltransferase family 4 protein, with product MSKRRILFVYDYFLPAYKAGGPIRSLANLTTLLSPYFDCYVYTSDQDLDGEILAVEKDRWVTFSENIKVFYSSKSFRNSGGIKTLVRDIMPEAVYLNGVFSLDFIVSPLRQLKKGGYSGRVVMAPRGMLRDSAFRLKWYKKIPFMFFLKSMGLLENVRWHATDEQEAVDILNKLKVPAHKILPNVPFFDIESKGSVVEDRGMDAIRFVSVSLIARMKNHLAFLNTLIRMPSYGKTIIYDIYGPIKESEYWEECQALIKKLPPHVRCTYKGAIQPSEVSDILKDYHFYVLPTLGENFGHAIFEAFNVGLPVMISDRTPWKELRTKDAGWDFPLEDPEALEAVLEEILEMDNKVYVSMRSGARKLAEDFMQAQDFVKMYSDLLLN from the coding sequence GTGTCTAAAAGAAGAATCCTTTTCGTATACGATTATTTTTTACCAGCCTATAAGGCGGGTGGACCGATTCGTTCCTTGGCTAATTTAACGACCTTGTTATCTCCGTATTTTGATTGCTATGTATACACCAGCGATCAGGATCTTGACGGGGAGATTTTGGCCGTGGAGAAAGACCGATGGGTGACTTTTTCTGAAAATATCAAGGTCTTTTACAGTTCGAAGTCATTTCGGAATAGCGGGGGGATAAAAACCTTGGTAAGAGATATTATGCCGGAAGCAGTATACCTGAACGGAGTATTTTCCTTGGATTTTATCGTTTCGCCTTTACGGCAACTAAAGAAGGGAGGCTATTCGGGAAGGGTAGTTATGGCTCCCCGGGGAATGCTCAGAGATAGTGCCTTTCGTCTGAAATGGTATAAGAAGATACCTTTTATGTTCTTCCTGAAGAGTATGGGACTCTTGGAAAATGTAAGATGGCATGCGACGGATGAGCAAGAGGCAGTAGACATATTAAATAAATTAAAAGTACCAGCACATAAGATATTGCCAAATGTTCCATTTTTTGATATTGAATCAAAGGGTAGCGTAGTAGAGGACAGAGGAATGGACGCCATTCGTTTTGTTAGCGTATCTTTGATCGCTAGGATGAAAAACCATTTAGCCTTTTTGAATACTTTGATTCGAATGCCTTCGTATGGAAAGACGATTATTTATGATATCTATGGGCCGATAAAGGAATCGGAGTATTGGGAAGAATGTCAGGCCTTGATCAAGAAACTGCCACCGCATGTGCGGTGTACGTACAAAGGGGCGATCCAACCTTCCGAGGTATCGGATATTTTGAAGGATTATCATTTTTATGTACTGCCTACTTTGGGCGAAAACTTCGGGCACGCTATCTTTGAGGCTTTCAATGTCGGCTTGCCAGTGATGATCAGTGACCGCACGCCTTGGAAAGAACTTCGGACGAAAGATGCGGGATGGGATTTTCCTTTGGAGGATCCTGAAGCGTTGGAAGCTGTCTTGGAGGAAATATTGGAGATGGATAATAAAGTGTACGTTTCAATGCGAAGCGGGGCTAGAAAATTGGCGGAAGACTTTATGCAAGCTCAGGATTTCGTAAAGATGTATTCCGATTTATTGTTGAATTAA